In Prochlorococcus marinus XMU1404, the following proteins share a genomic window:
- a CDS encoding N-acetylmuramoyl-L-alanine amidase, protein MAKFLNSKLFRCLSVFIFLNSTISPLKSSSALAAWELDNNGVLELRTKSNTNLKAYFQKSNQIFGDRFWIDFPGELRNPRTIKGNGPIKEIRLGKPKKGSTRLVIEFKEATDLSPLTWRLIGLNQNRWKIKLFKPKYPFKKISEGVVEKSIRNVKANQKSTYIKKRGHDSLQLPNVKQNKYSVVIDPGHGGPDPGAIGIGGLRETDIVLEVAKIVEKLLSEKGVKVRLTRKNEVDLDLAPRVSFANRIDADIFVSIHANASRGKRRDINGLETFYYRGWRGRLLAKRIQKEILRVSPGSPDRGVKQGRFYVIKNTKMPAVLVEIGFLTGRLDARRLEKTTHRKRIAYAISKGILEYLSKIR, encoded by the coding sequence ATGGCAAAGTTTTTAAATAGTAAACTTTTTCGCTGCTTATCTGTTTTTATATTTTTAAATTCTACGATCTCCCCATTAAAGTCATCTAGTGCTTTAGCTGCATGGGAGTTAGATAATAATGGGGTTTTAGAATTAAGAACTAAGTCAAATACAAATTTAAAAGCATACTTTCAAAAGTCTAACCAGATCTTTGGAGATAGATTCTGGATAGATTTCCCAGGAGAATTAAGAAATCCAAGAACAATAAAAGGTAATGGTCCAATCAAAGAAATTAGGTTAGGCAAACCAAAAAAGGGCTCAACAAGACTAGTAATTGAATTTAAGGAAGCAACTGATTTAAGTCCTTTGACTTGGCGATTGATTGGCTTAAATCAAAATAGGTGGAAAATTAAATTATTCAAACCAAAATATCCATTTAAGAAAATAAGTGAAGGAGTTGTGGAAAAGAGCATAAGAAATGTTAAGGCAAATCAAAAATCAACTTATATAAAGAAGAGAGGTCATGATTCATTGCAATTGCCCAACGTAAAACAAAATAAATATTCCGTTGTTATAGATCCAGGACATGGAGGACCTGATCCAGGCGCAATAGGGATTGGAGGTTTAAGAGAAACAGATATTGTACTAGAGGTTGCCAAAATAGTTGAAAAGTTACTTTCTGAGAAAGGTGTCAAAGTAAGGCTAACTAGAAAAAATGAAGTCGATTTGGATTTAGCTCCAAGAGTTTCCTTCGCTAACAGGATAGATGCAGATATCTTTGTAAGTATTCATGCAAATGCTTCAAGAGGAAAAAGGAGGGATATTAATGGATTAGAGACTTTTTACTATAGAGGGTGGAGAGGTCGACTACTTGCTAAAAGAATTCAAAAAGAAATTCTAAGAGTTTCTCCTGGGAGTCCTGATCGAGGAGTTAAACAAGGTAGATTTTATGTAATTAAAAATACTAAGATGCCTGCAGTTCTTGTGGAAATTGGTTTTTTAACAGGAAGATTAGATGCGAGAAGATTAGAAAAGACTACCCATCGTAAAAGAATTGCTTATGCAATTTCGAAAGGCATTCTTGAATATCTTTCTAAAATAAGGTGA
- the murI gene encoding glutamate racemase encodes MKLKVGIFDSGIGGFTVLNSLLKTRKDVEVFYLADTKRIPYGNKNPKEIRIIAKEICTFFEDKNLDALLIACNTTNACALDIIEKYLSIPCFDLINSVSEIVNKQIIGVLATPTTVKSSYYKNSISSKKANLKIFQQECPEFVSEIEKEKLNFDKLDYFSNLYLGPLLNKNIEELILGCSHYPLIYDFLRNKIDSNIKIIDPAEALIKKFNQSFINSEIDGYESISRDNIKFFVTSDKDKFYRKIKIWLEINKEIRLVNLTSNV; translated from the coding sequence GTGAAACTCAAAGTAGGTATATTTGACAGTGGTATAGGTGGTTTTACTGTCCTTAATTCTTTACTTAAAACTCGTAAAGATGTTGAAGTTTTTTATTTAGCTGATACAAAGAGAATTCCCTATGGGAATAAAAATCCTAAAGAGATAAGAATAATTGCAAAAGAGATTTGTACTTTTTTTGAAGACAAGAATTTAGATGCACTTTTAATAGCTTGTAATACAACAAATGCATGTGCACTAGATATTATAGAAAAATACTTAAGTATTCCTTGTTTTGACCTTATAAACTCAGTCTCAGAAATAGTTAATAAACAAATAATTGGTGTCTTGGCAACACCAACAACAGTTAAATCATCATATTACAAAAATTCTATTAGTTCTAAAAAAGCAAATTTGAAAATATTTCAACAAGAATGTCCAGAATTTGTATCAGAAATTGAAAAAGAAAAGCTAAATTTTGATAAGTTAGATTACTTTTCGAATTTGTATCTCGGACCTCTATTAAATAAAAATATTGAAGAATTAATACTTGGATGTAGTCATTATCCTTTAATTTATGACTTTTTAAGAAATAAAATTGACTCAAATATAAAAATCATTGATCCAGCAGAAGCGTTAATAAAAAAATTTAATCAATCTTTTATTAATTCAGAAATTGACGGCTATGAAAGTATTTCTAGAGATAATATAAAATTCTTTGTTACTTCAGATAAAGATAAATTTTACAGAAAAATTAAAATTTGGCTTGAAATTAATAAAGAAATTAGGTTGGTTAACCTCACAAGCAATGTTTGA
- the sds gene encoding solanesyl diphosphate synthase, giving the protein MNTVTELLQPVENDLDDLILELKNLIGAGHPILQAAAEHLFSAGGKRLRPGIVLLISKAISPELILKDKHKRLAEITEMIHTASLVHDDVVDEASTRRGVDTVHSRFNTRVAVLAGDFLFAQASWHLANLDNVNVVKLLSRVIMDLAEGEIKQNLNRFDSAQSFSKYINKSYCKTASLIANSCKAAGVLSDLDGERLNSLYDFGKNIGLAFQVVDDILDFTGNDKQLGKPAVSDLASGYLTAPVLYALEENKKLSVLINRELAEKDDLDNALSIIMNSNAIESSRKLAEDFAMLSKEAIAWIPDSEYKRALMALPEFVLGRIY; this is encoded by the coding sequence ATGAACACAGTAACAGAACTACTACAACCAGTTGAAAATGATCTTGATGATCTTATTCTTGAACTGAAAAATCTAATTGGAGCTGGTCATCCAATTCTTCAAGCGGCAGCAGAGCACTTATTTAGTGCTGGAGGAAAAAGACTGAGGCCTGGAATAGTTTTGTTGATTTCAAAGGCTATATCCCCAGAATTGATTCTAAAAGATAAACATAAAAGACTTGCTGAAATAACTGAAATGATTCATACAGCATCATTAGTTCACGATGATGTTGTTGATGAGGCTTCTACGAGAAGAGGTGTTGATACTGTTCATAGTAGATTTAATACTAGAGTAGCTGTATTGGCCGGTGACTTTTTATTCGCTCAAGCAAGTTGGCACTTGGCAAATCTTGATAATGTAAATGTTGTTAAATTACTTAGCAGGGTAATAATGGATTTAGCTGAAGGTGAAATCAAGCAAAATCTAAATAGGTTCGATTCTGCTCAATCATTTTCTAAATACATAAACAAAAGTTACTGTAAAACTGCATCTTTAATAGCTAATAGTTGTAAGGCAGCTGGGGTTCTAAGTGATTTAGATGGTGAAAGGTTAAACTCACTTTACGATTTTGGTAAGAATATTGGTTTGGCATTCCAAGTCGTAGATGACATACTTGATTTCACTGGGAATGATAAACAACTTGGGAAACCTGCTGTAAGTGATCTTGCTAGCGGATATCTTACTGCACCAGTTTTATATGCTTTAGAAGAGAATAAGAAACTGTCCGTTCTTATAAATAGAGAACTTGCTGAAAAAGATGATTTGGATAATGCTCTAAGTATCATTATGAACTCTAATGCAATCGAAAGTTCCAGAAAACTAGCTGAGGATTTTGCAATGCTTTCTAAAGAAGCCATAGCTTGGATTCCAGACTCGGAATACAAAAGGGCATTAATGGCTTTGCCAGAATTTGTCCTTGGCCGCATTTATTAA